In the Terriglobus sp. RCC_193 genome, ACATCACCATCAGTGGTAGGAGCCAGATCACGCAAACGGCGACCCAGGTGGTGTTCCAGCGGCACACCGTGCATCTTCGCCAGGCGGTCATTGATACGGATGTAGCGATAGTCGCGGTCGTAAAACGCAAAGCCAATCGGAGCGGTGCGCAGCATGGCGTCGAGCAGATTCAACGTCTCCTGCGTGCCGCGACGCTGGCGCGCAATTTCGCTCACCATGCCGTTGAAGCTGCTCAACAAGGCGCCCGCCTCGTTTTGCGCGGCAACCACTGGAACCGTCAACGGGAATGCTGACAGATCGTTGGGGTCCTTGCCTACCTGCAGTGTTGCGCGCCGTAGCTGACGCAGAGGCTGTGCCAGCGTGGCGCTCAACGCCCATACCAGCAACACATTACCCAGCAAAGCAAACGGGAAGTAAATCAGCAGATTTTTCAGCACGCGCTTGGGCGTGTTCATGGTCAGCGCGGAGTCCTGGGTCACCCACAAGATGCCGCGTATCAATCCATCAGAGATGATCGGCTGCGCGCCTTCCTCGTTGCCTTCGTCGGAAAGTACACGAAGATACTTGCGCCCGGAAACCAGTTTGGGCAACAGCTTCTGTTCGCGGTCCGAAAGCTGCATGGGCAGTTCGTCGCTGGTGTTCCGCAGAACCGTGCCATGCACATCTGTGACACGCGCCCCCTTCAACGAAGCAGCGATGGGAAGCTCATGCATCACATCGTCGATCATCTCGTCGTTGTGCTGCTCCATTGGCTGCGCCAGCGATGCTGCGATGATGGAACTCTGCCGCTGCAAACGGATACGGTCGCGTTCACGGCTTTCGCGGAACTGGTCGCGCACACTGAAGCTCAGGAAAGCAGCGAACACGATGATCTGCACCAGCAGCGTACCAGCGATCAACTGCCCCATGATCGTCTTCGGCCCCCAGCGCATCATCGTTCTCAGTTCCCTTTCCTGTTAAGACTTGCCAAGCAGTTTGACGGCCAGGTCACGCGCGATGAGAGCGCCATGAAAGCGGCCATTTTCGATAAAGATTTCGTTGGTGCGTTCGCCCGCCACCACCACACCTGCCATGTAGATACCCTTCACGTTCGACTCCAGGGTCTCCGGGGTGCAGACCGGGCAACGACTGTTGTCCGAATCAAGCGCAACACCCATACGTTCCAGGAAGTCGAAGTCAGGATGATATCCCGTCAACGCAAACACGAAATCATTCGCCAGGGTGATTTCACCCTGCGGTGTGTTCAGCGTAACGGTGTCCTCCGCAATCTGTTTCACAGTTGACGCAAAATACGCCGCAATTTCGCCATTTGCAATGCGATTGTTAATGTCCGGCAGAATCCAGTACTTTACGTGCCGATGCATGGTTTCACCACGATGCACCAATGTCACCTTCGCACCATGACGCCACAGATCCAGCGCCGCAATCGCTGCGGAATTCTTGCCGCCGATCACCAGCACGTTCAGCCCGAAGTATGGGTGCGGCTCGTCGTAGTAGTGATGAACCTTGTTGAGGTCTTCGCCCGGGATGCCGAGATAGTTCGGCAGATCGTAATAGCCCGTGGAGACGATGAGCTTCTTCGCGCGGAAATCCTGCGCACGGCCAAAGCGATCCGTGGTGTGTACGGTGAAATCGCCGTCCGAGCCGCTGACCCGGTCCACGTGATGATATTGCCGCACGTCCAACGCGTAGTGCTCCGCCACTTTGCGGTAATACTCCAGCGCCTCACTGCGTGTGGGCTTCTGGTTGGGGCTGCTGAACGGCATGTTGCCAATCTCCAGCAGTTCCGGCGTGGTAAAAAACGTCATATGCGCCGGGTAATGGAAGAGGCTGTTGCACACGCATCCTTTATCCACCAGGACCACGCGCAGGCCTTCCTTCTGCGCATCAATAGCGCACGCCAGCCCGGTGGGTCCAGCCCCTATCACCAGCACATCGAACAACATGTTGGACATATATTGACCATTGAATCATGCTGTGCGCAGAAGGCAAGCAACATTCACCGGTCATCGCACACGCCATAAGCGGACGCACATCGTAACGACCGTCCGCAACATCAAACCAGAATCACTTCACGCTCAAAAAGGAATGCCCATGTCCGACCTCGCCGCACTGGAAAAGCTAAAACACGGAACCCCGGAAGCCGCTGTCCATGAACTGCTGCTGCATCGCTGGAGCCCGCGCTCGTTCTCCGATAAGCCCGTGTCCGATGCCGACCTGAAAAGCATCTTTGCCGCAGCCGCGTGGGCTCCCAACAGCTACAACGAACAGCCTTGGCGTTTCCTGGTGGGTCGAAAAGGCGATGAAACCTACACCAAGATTTTCAACGCACTGGTAGCGCCGAACCAATCCTGGGCAAAGTCCGCGCCGGTTCTCTACTGCAGCTTTGGGAAGAAAACCTTCTCCGCAAATGGGCAGCCCAATCCCTATTGCCTGCACGACACCGGCGCCGCTTCCACGTTGATCGCGCTTCAGGCCATTTCTCTCGGGATCCACACGCACGGCA is a window encoding:
- a CDS encoding YpdA family putative bacillithiol disulfide reductase, giving the protein MSNMLFDVLVIGAGPTGLACAIDAQKEGLRVVLVDKGCVCNSLFHYPAHMTFFTTPELLEIGNMPFSSPNQKPTRSEALEYYRKVAEHYALDVRQYHHVDRVSGSDGDFTVHTTDRFGRAQDFRAKKLIVSTGYYDLPNYLGIPGEDLNKVHHYYDEPHPYFGLNVLVIGGKNSAAIAALDLWRHGAKVTLVHRGETMHRHVKYWILPDINNRIANGEIAAYFASTVKQIAEDTVTLNTPQGEITLANDFVFALTGYHPDFDFLERMGVALDSDNSRCPVCTPETLESNVKGIYMAGVVVAGERTNEIFIENGRFHGALIARDLAVKLLGKS
- a CDS encoding nitroreductase family protein, which produces MSDLAALEKLKHGTPEAAVHELLLHRWSPRSFSDKPVSDADLKSIFAAAAWAPNSYNEQPWRFLVGRKGDETYTKIFNALVAPNQSWAKSAPVLYCSFGKKTFSANGQPNPYCLHDTGAASTLIALQAISLGIHTHGMGGFDKETLRASFGVPSEFEAGACWAIGYLGQPEDAPENFRAMETAPRSRKGLPEYVFSEWEKPASF